One segment of Etheostoma cragini isolate CJK2018 chromosome 23, CSU_Ecrag_1.0, whole genome shotgun sequence DNA contains the following:
- the LOC117938489 gene encoding shaker-related potassium channel tsha2: protein MTVVPGENLDETVALAGLSAQDVYAPETQDHQECCERVVINISGLRFETQLKTLAQFPATLLGNPHKRMRFFDPLRNEYFFDRNRPSFDAILYYYQSGGRLRRPVNVPVDIFMEEIKFYELGEAAIENFKEDEGFIKEEERALPESEFQRQVWLLFEYPESSGPARGIAIVSVLVILISIVIFCLETLPEFREDARTSDEPLVGNGTARARTQANPFTDPFFIVETLCIIWFSFELLVRFLACPSKAAFFKNIMNTIDIVAIMPYFITLGLELAEHQGNGQQAMSLAILRVIRLVRVFRIFKLSRHSKGLQILGQTLKASMRELGLLIFFLFIGVILFSSAVYFAETDDPDSGFSSIPDAFWWAVVSMTTVGYGDMCPVTIGGKIVGSLCAIAGVLTIALPVPVIVSNFNYFYHRETEHEEQFQYTHVTCGQQQPQVHFGEFNRSDNKPSLCKSDFQDSDPDPDPDPDADSIKYTNCSPRKTYTGKLTDV, encoded by the coding sequence ATGACCGTGGTGCCCGGGGAGAACCTGGATGAGACTGTGGCTCTGGCCGGGCTGTCCGCGCAGGATGTGTACGCGCCGGAGACCCAGGACCACCAGGAGTGCTGCGAGCGCGTGGTCATCAACATCTCCGGGCTGCGCTTCGAGACGCAGCTCAAGACGCTCGCGCAGTTCCCCGCCACGCTGCTGGGGAACCCGCACAAGCGGATGCGCTTCTTTGACCCGCTGCGCAACGAGTACTTCTTCGACCGGAACCGGCCGAGCTTCGACGCCATCCTCTACTACTACCAGTCCGGGGGGCGCCTGCGCAGACCCGTCAACGTGCCCGTGGACATCTTCATGGAGGAGATCAAATTCTACGAGCTGGGTGAGGCTGCGATCGAGAACTTCAAAGAGGACGAGGGGTTCATTAAGGAGGAGGAGCGCGCGCTGCCGGAGAGCGAGTTCCAGCGGCAGGTCTGGCTCCTGTTCGAGTACCCGGAGAGCTCGGGGCCCGCGCGGGGCATCGCCATCGTCTCCGTGCTCGTCATCCTCATCTCCATCGTGATCTTCTGCCTGGAGACCTTGCCCGAGTTCCGCGAGGACGCCAGGACGTCGGACGAGCCGCTCGTCGGGAACGGAACCGCGCGCGCCAGGACGCAAGCGAACCCCTTCACGGACCCGTTCTTCATCGTGGAGACCCTGTGCATCATCTGGTTCTCCTTCGAGCTGCTGGTGCGCTTCCTCGCGTGCCCGAGCAAAGCGGCGTTCTTCAAGAACATCATGAACACCATCGACATCGTGGCCATCATGCCGTACTTCATCACGCTCGGGCTGGAGCTCGCGGAGCACCAGGGCAACGGGCAGCAGGCCATGTCGCTCGCCATCCTGCGCGTCATCCGCCTCGTGCGCGTCTTCCGCATCTTCAAGCTGTCCCGCCACTCCAAGGGGCTGCAGATCCTGGGCCAGACTCTCAAAGCCAGCATGCGCGAGCTCGGCCtgctcatcttcttcctcttcatcggAGTCATCCTGTTCTCCAGCGCGGTGTACTTCGCGGAGACGGACGACCCGGACTCGGGCTTCAGCAGCATCCCGGACGCCTTCTGGTGGGCCGTGGTTTCCATGACAACCGTGGGTTACGGGGACATGTGTCCCGTGACCATCGGGGGGAAGATCGTGGGCTCGCTGTGCGCCATCGCCGGCGTGCTCACCATCGCGCTCCCGGTGCCCGTCATCGTGTCCAACTTCAACTACTTCTACCACCGCGAGACGGAGCACGAGGAGCAGTTCCAGTACACGCACGTGACCTGCGGACAGCAGCAGCCGCAGGTGCACTTCGGGGAGTTCAACCGGAGCGACAACAAGCCGTCTCTGTGCAAGTCGGACTTCCAGGACAGCGACCCGGACCCGGACCCGGACCCGGACGCGGACTCCATCAAATACACCAACTGCAGCCCGCGCAAAACCTACACCGGGAAGCTCACCGACGTGTGA